A single region of the Gossypium arboreum isolate Shixiya-1 chromosome 12, ASM2569848v2, whole genome shotgun sequence genome encodes:
- the LOC108476849 gene encoding pentatricopeptide repeat-containing protein At3g61520, mitochondrial-like, whose protein sequence is MNTMHSKLLCRYLLKHNRRFCTEPNPQPLTPPQDDEQRITQTVQLLLETPHQEWSSSQPLQSLLFSSPLPSPRSILKTTRSLPSYCQALNFFQHLRENSPSTNTQSLSHSFQALLELAGKEPDAASRLFELYQASKEWSVPLTVNATALLIRYFGRLDMVDKSIVVFDEIDLSIKSTHIRNILIDVLLRDGRIDRALNVLDEMLQPVSESPPNGVTGDIVFYGLTKRGRKGRNVSEEELIKLVLNLGKHSVFPKTNWLTQLVSSLCRNGKINQAWDVLHEQLKLGAPIESPTFNVLLTGLVRCGDVKRMNTVLAEMKESGVLPDVVTLGIVINQLCKLRRVDDAMEVFNKMGEETGIDGVSVEADIVILNTLINGLCKVGRQEEGLDLMEKMKSNKGLVPNTVTYNCLIDGFCKVGEVEKGKELFEKMQQDGVSPNAITVNTLVDGMCRHGRINSALEFFGDMKEKGVKGNAATAYTTLITAFCNADNFCKAVDLFDEMVRSGCSADAIVYYSLISGLCRAGRMDDAGNVYSKMKVAGFLPDIVCYNSLISGFCKKKKVDQAYEIVKEMEETGVKPDTITFNTLIAHFCKAGNVTLAHRVMKKMVKEGLAPTVATYGALIHGYCINGKLDEARKIFNNMSSTSKVPPNTVVYNILIESLCKNNDVKAALSLMDEMKAKGVKPNTTTYNAMFKGLKENNLLEDAFILMDSMIEHGCSPDYITMEILTQWLSTVGESDKLKSFVQGHKVSTLTA, encoded by the coding sequence atgaacactATGCACTCAAAACTTCTCTGCCGCTACCTTCTTAAACACAACCGTCGCTTCTGCACCGAACCTAACCCACAACCACTAACGCCGCCGCAAGACGATGAGCAAAGAATCACTCAAACAGTTCAACTCCTCCTCGAAACCCCACACCAAGAATGGTCCTCTTCTCAACCTTTGCAATCGCTATTATTCTCTTCTCCCCTTCCATCTCCTCGTTCTATCTTGAAAACCACTCGCAGCTTACCTTCCTATTGTCAAGCCCTTAATTTCTTCCAACACCTCCGTGAAAACTCCCCATCTACAAATACACAATCCCTCTCTCATTCATTCCAAGCCCTTCTTGAACTAGCCGGCAAAGAACCCGATGCGGCATCAAGGTTATTCGAACTGTATCAGGCTTCTAAAGAATGGAGTGTTCCTCTTACTGTCAATGCCACCGCGCTTCTTATACGGTACTTTGGGAGACTCGATATGGTGGATAAATCgattgttgtttttgatgaaatcgACCTTTCTATTAAAAGTACACATATTCGTAATATTTTGATCGATGTTTTGTTGAGAGATGGTCGTATTGACCGCGCACTCAATGTGCTCGATGAAATGCTTCAACCGGTATCTGAGTCTCCACCTAATGGCGTTACTGGGGATATTGTTTTCTATGGTTTGACCAAGAGAGGCAGGAAAGGGAGGAATGTCAGCGAGGAAGAGTTGATTAAGCTGGTTTTAAACTTGGGGAAACATAGTGTTTTCCCAAAGACAAATTGGCTGACACAATTGGTTTCTAGCTTATGTAGGAATGGGAAAATAAATCAAGCTTGGGATGTTTTGCATGAACAGCTGAAACTAGGAGCACCCATTGAATCCCCAACTTTCAATGTGCTTTTGACCGGATTAGTGAGGTGTGGTGACGTTAAAAGAATGAACACTGTTTTGGCTGAGATGAAAGAGAGTGGTGTTCTTCCCGATGTTGTTACTTTAGGGATTGTAATCAATCAATTATGCAAGTTAAGAAGGGTTGATGATGCAATGGAGGTGTTCAACAAAATGGGTGAAGAAACTGGGATTGATGGTGTTTCAGTTGAAGCTGACATTGTTATTCTCAATACTTTGATCAATGGGCTCTGCAAAGTAGGCAGGCAAGAAGAAGGGTTGGATTTAATGGAAAAGATGAAGTCCAATAAGGGTTTAGTCCCTAATACAGTCACTTATAATTGCTTGATTGATGGGTTTTGTAAAGTTGGAGAGGTTGAGAAAGGGAAAGAACTGTTTGAAAAGATGCAACAAGATGGTGTTTCACCTAATGCGATCACTGTTAATACGTTGGTGGACGGTATGTGCCGACACGGGAGGATCAATAGTGCACTCGAGTTCTTCGGTGATATGAAGGAGAAAGGGGTAAAGGGCAATGCAGCAACTGCTTATACTACTTTAATTACTGCTTTCTGTAATGCCGATAATTTCTGTAAGGCAGTTGATCTGTTCGACGAAATGGTGAGAAGCGGATGCTCTGCGGATGCTATTGTTTATTATAGCTTGATCTCTGGTTTGTGTAGAGCTGGAAGGATGGATGATGCTGGTAATGTTTACTCGAAGATGAAAGTAGCCGGGTTCCTCCCTGACATTGTATGCTACAATTCTCTTATTAGTGGGTTCTGCAAGAAGAAGAAAGTAGATCAAGCTTATGAAATCGTCAAGGAAATGGAAGAAACAGGAGTTAAGCCCGATACTATCACATTTAACACTTTGATTGCGCATTTTTGCAAAGCTGGGAACGTTACACTCGCTCACAgggtgatgaaaaaaatggtTAAGGAAGGTCTTGCCCCTACGGTTGCCACATACGGAGCTCTTATACACGGATACTGCATAAATGGAAAACTTGACGAAGCCAGGAAGATCTTTAACAACATGAGTTCCACGTCAAAAGTTCCGCCAAACACTGTAGTATACAACATTCTTATAGAATCTTTGTGCAAGAATAACGATGTCAAAGCTGCACTTTCGCTGATGGACGAAATGAAAGCAAAGGGGGTGAAGCCTAATACCACCACATACAATGCAATGTTTAAAGGGCTTAAAGAGAACAATTTGTTGGAAGATGCATTTATATTGATGGATAGTATGATCGAGCATGGTTGCAGTCCTGACTATATAACCATGGAGATTCTCACACAATGGCTTTCTACTGTTGGTGAATCCGATAAATTAAAAAGCTTTGTACAAGGACACAAGGTTTCTACCTTGACTGCATAA